The following are from one region of the Littorina saxatilis isolate snail1 linkage group LG4, US_GU_Lsax_2.0, whole genome shotgun sequence genome:
- the LOC138965092 gene encoding uncharacterized protein — translation MSVPGVYGGEFCFDQDLDLRWCSYGCCGYKNRNCCDANVALIVGLTVLAILVVSAIIAFVCCFMRRRGVRGQVLNTSPAGNSAVVVSSGHNQTVTSMGQPMGQPMGQPMAYNTQAYQPGMYAPPPYPMGQQPPPPPMGYGAAMAPPPYMQATGQDNQAFKTPN, via the exons ATGTCTGTTCCAGGTGTCTATGGAGGTGAATTCTGCTTCGATCAGGATTTAGATCTTCGCTGGTGTTCCTATGGCTGTTGTGGATATAAGAACAGAAACTGCTGTGATGCCAA CGTTGCCCTGATCGTGGGCCTGACGGTGCTAGCCATTCTGGTGGTGTCTGCCATCATTGCCTTTGTCTGCTGCTTCATGCGGCGGCGTGGTGTCCGTGGTCAGGTTCTCAACACCAGCCCTGCAGGCAACAGTGCCGTGGTGGTGTCCA GTGGACACAACCAGACAGTGACCTCAATGGGACAGCCAATGGGACAGCCAATGGGACAGCCAATGGCGTACAACACCCAGGCCTACCAGCCAGGAATGTACGCCCCACCACCCTACCCCATGGGCCAGcaacctcctcctccccccatGGGCTACGGTGCGGCCATGGCCCCTCCTCCCTACATGCAGGCCACTGGTCAGGACAACCAGGCTTTTAAGACGCCAAACTAG